One genomic window of Parus major isolate Abel chromosome 11, Parus_major1.1, whole genome shotgun sequence includes the following:
- the BRD7 gene encoding bromodomain-containing protein 7 isoform X2, which produces MGKKHKKHKSDKHPYEEYVEKPLKLVLKVGGNEVAELSTGNAGLDSSLYEDKSEHEKHKDRKRKKRKKGEKQVPGEEKEKRKRKVKEDKRKRDRDHGDSEGEQEMKCQTPVRMELSPEKPLTSTLSKQEEVEQTPLQEALNQLMRQLQRKDPSSFFSFPVTDFIAPGYSMIIKNPMDFSTMKEKIKNNGYQSIEELKDNFKLMCNNAMIYNKPDTVYYKAAKKLLHSGMKILSQERIQSLKQSIEFMADLQKTRKQKDKTELQQTGEEENGPGKDRGEPMDGDTKAFKTPSKEHKKKDKDLLEDKLRSNSLEREQEQIDRIVRESGGKLTRRLANSQCEFERRKPDGTTTLGLLNPVDLTAGEPGYCPVKLGMTAGRLQSGVNTLQGFKEDKRNKVTPVTYLNYGPFSSYAPTYDSTFANISKEDSDLIYSTYGEDSNQGSSSIQDYFMKSQDYPLLMADSLLDVLTKGGHSRALRELEVPLEEAEGPQERSDAIKDIKIMEIDIAARLDTANSDRLTALKAVTNFGMPIEEFESEEAEIFQRKLDETTKLLRELQDAQNERLSTKPPPNMICLLGPSYREMHLAERVTNNLKELAQQVTPGDIVSTYGIRKAMGISVPLPETEDSWVDLTEEAL; this is translated from the exons ATGGGGAAGAAGCACAAGAAGCACAAGTCGGACAAACATCCCTACGAGG AATATGTAGAAAAGCCACTGAAGCTGGTGCTGAAAGTTGGAGGAAATGAAGTTGCTGAGCTCTCCACTGGAAATGCAGGACTTGATTCTAGTCTGTACGAAGACAAATCTGAACATGAAAAAcacaaggacagaaaaagaaaaaagagaaagaaaggagaaaaacaagttcCTGGcgaagaaaaggagaaaagaaagagaaaagttaag GAGGATAAAAGGAAACGAGATCGAGACCATGGAGACAGTGAGGGAgaacaggaaatgaaatgtCAGACCCCCGTCAGAATGGAATTGTCACCAGAGAAACCACTGACGAGCACTTTATCCAAGCAGGAGG AGGTGGAGCAGACACCACTTCAGGAAGCTCTGAATCAGCTCATGAGACAGCTGCAAAG AAAGGATCcaagttctttcttttcatttcctgtgACTGACTTTATTGCCCCTGGCTATTCCATGATCATTAAAAACCCAATGGATTTTAGTACCATGAAAGAGAAGATCAAGAACAATGGGTACCAGTCCATAGAAGAATTAAAG GATAACTTCAAACTGATGTGTAATAATGCAATGATTTACAACAAACCAGACACCGTTTACTACAAAGCTGCAAAAAAACTGCTGCACTCAGGGATGAAGATACTTAGCCAG GAGAGAATTCAGAGCCTGAAACAAAGTATAGAATTCATGGCTGACCTGCAGAAGACAAGGAAGCAGAAGGACAAGACAGAACTGCAGCAAactggggaagaggaaaatggtCCTGGGAAAGACAGAGGAGAACCTATGGATGGTGACACCAAAGCATTCAAAACACCTAGCAAAGAGCACAAAAA GAAGGATAAAGACCTGCTTGAAGACAAATTACGAAGCAATAGCTTGGAAAGGGAGCAAGAGCAGATTGATCGGATTGTTAGGGAGTCAGGAGGCAAGTTAACCAGGCGCCTTGCAAACAGCCAG TGTGAATTTGAAAGACGAAAACCAGATGGTACAACGACTCTGGGCCTTCTTAATCCAGTAGACCTCACTGCAGGAG AACCAGGTTATTGCCCTGTAAAGCTGGGAATGACAGCAGGAAGGCTTCAGTCAGGAGTTAATACATTACAGGGGTtcaaagaagataaaagaaacaaggTTACTCCAG TGACATACTTGAATTACGGACCCTTCAGTTCCTATGCACCAACATATGACTCGACGTTTGCCAACATAAGCAAAGAAGATTCTGACTTAATTTACTCAACATATGGGGAAGACTCTAATCAAGGATCTTCCAG TATTCAAGATTATTTCATGAAATCCCAGGATTATCCTCTCTTAATGGCTGATAGTTTGCTTGACGTTTTAACTAAAGGAGGACATTCTAGAGCTCTCAGAGAACTAGAAGTG CCATTGGAAGAGGCTGAAGGCCCACAGGAAAGAAGTGATGCCATAAAAGATATAAAG attatggAAATTGACATTGCTGCCAGGTTGGATACTGCTAATAGTGACAGACTTACAGCTTTAAAAGCAGTTACAAACTTTGGCATGCCCATAGAAGAGTTTGAGTCTGAGG aGGCTGAAATCTTCCAGAGGAAACTTGATGAAACAACAAAGCTGCTCAGAGAGCTCCAGGATGCTCAAAATGAACGGCTGAGTACAAAACCACCCCCTAATATGATTTGTCTTCTGGGTCCATCTTACAGAGAAATGCACTTGG CGGAGAGAGTAACCAATAACCTGAAAGAACTTGCCCAGCAAGTGACTCCAGGTGACATTGTCAGTACCTACGGAATCCGGAAAGCAATGGGAATCTCAGTTCCTCTACCTGAGACAGAAGACAGCTGGGTAGATTTGACAGAGG AGGCTTTGTAA
- the BRD7 gene encoding bromodomain-containing protein 7 isoform X1, whose protein sequence is MGKKHKKHKSDKHPYEEYVEKPLKLVLKVGGNEVAELSTGNAGLDSSLYEDKSEHEKHKDRKRKKRKKGEKQVPGEEKEKRKRKVKEDKRKRDRDHGDSEGEQEMKCQTPVRMELSPEKPLTSTLSKQEEVEQTPLQEALNQLMRQLQRKDPSSFFSFPVTDFIAPGYSMIIKNPMDFSTMKEKIKNNGYQSIEELKDNFKLMCNNAMIYNKPDTVYYKAAKKLLHSGMKILSQERIQSLKQSIEFMADLQKTRKQKDKTELQQTGEEENGPGKDRGEPMDGDTKAFKTPSKEHKKKDKDLLEDKLRSNSLEREQEQIDRIVRESGGKLTRRLANSQCEFERRKPDGTTTLGLLNPVDLTAGEPGYCPVKLGMTAGRLQSGVNTLQGFKEDKRNKVTPVTYLNYGPFSSYAPTYDSTFANISKEDSDLIYSTYGEDSNQGSSSIQDYFMKSQDYPLLMADSLLDVLTKGGHSRALRELEVPLEEAEGPQERSDAIKDIKIMEIDIAARLDTANSDRLTALKAVTNFGMPIEEFESEEAEIFQRKLDETTKLLRELQDAQNERLSTKPPPNMICLLGPSYREMHLAERVTNNLKELAQQVTPGDIVSTYGIRKAMGISVPLPETEDSWVDLTEDFEEPKKTITVPENECGAVTG, encoded by the exons ATGGGGAAGAAGCACAAGAAGCACAAGTCGGACAAACATCCCTACGAGG AATATGTAGAAAAGCCACTGAAGCTGGTGCTGAAAGTTGGAGGAAATGAAGTTGCTGAGCTCTCCACTGGAAATGCAGGACTTGATTCTAGTCTGTACGAAGACAAATCTGAACATGAAAAAcacaaggacagaaaaagaaaaaagagaaagaaaggagaaaaacaagttcCTGGcgaagaaaaggagaaaagaaagagaaaagttaag GAGGATAAAAGGAAACGAGATCGAGACCATGGAGACAGTGAGGGAgaacaggaaatgaaatgtCAGACCCCCGTCAGAATGGAATTGTCACCAGAGAAACCACTGACGAGCACTTTATCCAAGCAGGAGG AGGTGGAGCAGACACCACTTCAGGAAGCTCTGAATCAGCTCATGAGACAGCTGCAAAG AAAGGATCcaagttctttcttttcatttcctgtgACTGACTTTATTGCCCCTGGCTATTCCATGATCATTAAAAACCCAATGGATTTTAGTACCATGAAAGAGAAGATCAAGAACAATGGGTACCAGTCCATAGAAGAATTAAAG GATAACTTCAAACTGATGTGTAATAATGCAATGATTTACAACAAACCAGACACCGTTTACTACAAAGCTGCAAAAAAACTGCTGCACTCAGGGATGAAGATACTTAGCCAG GAGAGAATTCAGAGCCTGAAACAAAGTATAGAATTCATGGCTGACCTGCAGAAGACAAGGAAGCAGAAGGACAAGACAGAACTGCAGCAAactggggaagaggaaaatggtCCTGGGAAAGACAGAGGAGAACCTATGGATGGTGACACCAAAGCATTCAAAACACCTAGCAAAGAGCACAAAAA GAAGGATAAAGACCTGCTTGAAGACAAATTACGAAGCAATAGCTTGGAAAGGGAGCAAGAGCAGATTGATCGGATTGTTAGGGAGTCAGGAGGCAAGTTAACCAGGCGCCTTGCAAACAGCCAG TGTGAATTTGAAAGACGAAAACCAGATGGTACAACGACTCTGGGCCTTCTTAATCCAGTAGACCTCACTGCAGGAG AACCAGGTTATTGCCCTGTAAAGCTGGGAATGACAGCAGGAAGGCTTCAGTCAGGAGTTAATACATTACAGGGGTtcaaagaagataaaagaaacaaggTTACTCCAG TGACATACTTGAATTACGGACCCTTCAGTTCCTATGCACCAACATATGACTCGACGTTTGCCAACATAAGCAAAGAAGATTCTGACTTAATTTACTCAACATATGGGGAAGACTCTAATCAAGGATCTTCCAG TATTCAAGATTATTTCATGAAATCCCAGGATTATCCTCTCTTAATGGCTGATAGTTTGCTTGACGTTTTAACTAAAGGAGGACATTCTAGAGCTCTCAGAGAACTAGAAGTG CCATTGGAAGAGGCTGAAGGCCCACAGGAAAGAAGTGATGCCATAAAAGATATAAAG attatggAAATTGACATTGCTGCCAGGTTGGATACTGCTAATAGTGACAGACTTACAGCTTTAAAAGCAGTTACAAACTTTGGCATGCCCATAGAAGAGTTTGAGTCTGAGG aGGCTGAAATCTTCCAGAGGAAACTTGATGAAACAACAAAGCTGCTCAGAGAGCTCCAGGATGCTCAAAATGAACGGCTGAGTACAAAACCACCCCCTAATATGATTTGTCTTCTGGGTCCATCTTACAGAGAAATGCACTTGG CGGAGAGAGTAACCAATAACCTGAAAGAACTTGCCCAGCAAGTGACTCCAGGTGACATTGTCAGTACCTACGGAATCCGGAAAGCAATGGGAATCTCAGTTCCTCTACCTGAGACAGAAGACAGCTGGGTAGATTTGACAGAGG ACTTTGAAGAGCCTAAAAAGACCATCACTGTCCCTGAAAACGAGTGTGGTGCAGTTACAGGCTGA